A window of the Candidatus Eisenbacteria bacterium genome harbors these coding sequences:
- a CDS encoding AMP-binding protein, producing the protein MAVGFEKFGITILEGYGLSEASPILTVNRAERPKIGSVGPAIPGVTIRIDGSGENGVGEILASGENIMAGYFGKEEETKKVLVDGWLRTGDLGWIDSDGHLHIVSG; encoded by the coding sequence GTGGCCGTTGGTTTCGAGAAATTTGGCATCACGATTCTTGAAGGATACGGGCTGAGCGAGGCTTCGCCGATCTTGACTGTGAATCGGGCCGAACGGCCCAAGATAGGTTCTGTCGGGCCCGCAATTCCAGGAGTAACAATCAGGATTGATGGCAGCGGCGAGAACGGAGTGGGAGAGATCCTTGCGAGCGGCGAGAACATAATGGCCGGCTATTTCGGGAAGGAGGAGGAAACGAAGAAGGTGCTGGTCGATGGCTGGCTCAGGACAGGTGACCTCGGCTGGATTGATTCGGATGGGCATCTCCACATAGTTTCCGGGTAA
- a CDS encoding DedA family protein, with product MESILSAVAGWIINVVSKGGYAGIGLCMTIESACIPLPSEIIMPFSGYLVHLGRFTLLGVSLAGAIGCTVGSIIAYLAGKLLGRPFLEKYGRYVLISKKDISIADRWFTKHGDATVFFSRLLPVIRTFISFPAGVAKMNVPRFLIYTFVGSFPWCLALAYAGMLLGQNWETLRTYFRGADYIIAIVVIVAFVWWLTRHLKALKEERRATP from the coding sequence TTGGAAAGCATACTGAGTGCCGTTGCCGGCTGGATAATCAATGTAGTCTCCAAAGGCGGGTACGCCGGGATCGGCCTTTGCATGACAATAGAAAGTGCCTGCATCCCGCTCCCCAGCGAGATTATCATGCCTTTCTCGGGATACCTTGTTCACCTCGGAAGATTCACGCTTCTCGGAGTCTCACTGGCAGGTGCCATTGGCTGCACAGTTGGCTCGATCATCGCCTATCTGGCAGGAAAGCTGCTCGGAAGACCGTTCCTCGAGAAATATGGAAGATACGTGCTCATCTCGAAGAAAGATATCTCGATTGCCGACAGGTGGTTTACAAAGCACGGCGATGCCACAGTCTTTTTCAGCAGGCTCCTTCCGGTCATAAGGACATTCATTTCGTTTCCGGCCGGCGTCGCAAAGATGAATGTTCCGCGGTTTCTAATCTACACTTTCGTTGGTTCTTTTCCCTGGTGCCTGGCGCTGGCCTATGCGGGGATGCTCCTTGGACAAAACTGGGAGACATTAAGAACTTACTTTAGAGGAGCAGACTATATAATTGCAATTGTTGTCATTGTAGCATTTGTCTGGTGGCTCACAAGGCACCTAAAGGCGCTGAAGGAAGAGAGAAGAGCAACCCCCTAA